A genomic stretch from Methanomassiliicoccales archaeon includes:
- a CDS encoding permease: MGDPLIDPLISGFDSIMDYLSQHTLTCLIPAFFIAGAIAAFVKKEAVLKYFGPSVRKIKSYTVASVSGTILAVCSCTILPLFAGIYKKGSGIGPATTFLFAGPAINILAIVYTAQVLGYDLGAARAISAIGLSIVVGLMMALVFSEHDKALVREEKTFVAAASSNPRPRWVIPIFFILLIAILLIGASKLEWIPKLTVVYLLTVVVAVILIYYFERDEVTNWAMETWDLTKKIFPILIAGTFIVGVIAYFIPPETFRPYLGDNSIGSNLLASIIGAILYMPTLLEVPIIGTTFGYSTGVMASGPALSLLLSGPTTSLPSLIVLYRIMGAKKTFVYWISVVFTSAIAGLIYGTMVG; encoded by the coding sequence ATGGGAGATCCTTTAATCGATCCACTCATCAGCGGCTTCGACAGCATTATGGACTATCTGAGCCAACATACGCTCACATGTCTCATCCCCGCTTTTTTCATTGCCGGAGCTATCGCCGCATTTGTTAAGAAAGAAGCAGTTCTCAAATACTTCGGGCCAAGTGTCAGGAAGATCAAATCGTACACCGTTGCCTCAGTCTCAGGCACAATACTCGCAGTCTGTAGTTGTACGATATTGCCGCTGTTCGCGGGAATTTACAAGAAGGGAAGCGGTATTGGTCCGGCAACGACTTTCCTTTTTGCAGGCCCAGCAATTAACATTCTAGCCATCGTTTATACGGCTCAGGTCCTGGGTTACGATCTCGGGGCTGCAAGAGCGATATCCGCCATCGGTTTGTCGATCGTCGTTGGACTCATGATGGCTTTGGTTTTCAGCGAACATGACAAGGCACTGGTCAGAGAAGAAAAAACTTTCGTTGCTGCAGCATCTTCCAATCCAAGACCAAGATGGGTAATCCCAATCTTTTTCATACTGCTCATCGCGATTCTTCTCATCGGGGCATCGAAACTTGAATGGATTCCAAAGCTCACTGTCGTTTACCTACTCACCGTTGTCGTCGCTGTTATTCTCATCTATTACTTTGAAAGAGACGAAGTGACAAATTGGGCAATGGAAACATGGGATTTGACAAAGAAGATCTTCCCGATATTGATCGCCGGTACTTTCATCGTCGGCGTCATCGCCTATTTTATTCCACCGGAAACCTTCCGACCGTATCTCGGGGATAATTCGATCGGGTCAAACCTGCTCGCATCGATCATCGGTGCGATTCTTTACATGCCAACGTTGCTCGAGGTTCCCATTATTGGGACGACTTTTGGTTATTCGACAGGAGTCATGGCTTCTGGACCGGCATTAAGCCTTCTGTTGAGTGGTCCGACGACAAGCCTGCCGTCATTGATTGTGCTCTATAGGATCATGGGTGCGAAGAAAACGTTTGTCTACTGGATCTCCGTCGTTTTCACATCAGCAATTGCTGGTTTGATATATGGTACAATGGTGGGATAG
- a CDS encoding TM0996/MTH895 family glutaredoxin-like protein — MKIEVLGTGCVKCKRLEKLVHQAVEELGITAEIVKVEDIEEIMNRGIMITPALYIDGEARAVGRVPSLDEIKSMLKGGN; from the coding sequence TTGAAGATTGAAGTGCTCGGAACAGGATGTGTTAAATGCAAAAGGCTGGAAAAGCTTGTGCATCAGGCAGTGGAGGAGCTCGGCATAACGGCAGAGATCGTCAAGGTGGAGGACATCGAGGAAATCATGAATCGAGGAATTATGATAACCCCAGCTCTTTATATTGATGGCGAGGCGAGAGCTGTTGGAAGGGTCCCTAGCCTCGATGAAATAAAATCGATGCTCAAAGGAGGGAATTAA
- a CDS encoding putative zinc-binding protein, with protein sequence MEAGKQEECLCGGGPILVYACSGGSNVGQISNEVAKLLAVSGRARMSCAAGIGGHVGGIVESARAAEMSVVIDGCPLACAKKSFEHLGLKPGMHVVITDLGIKKSYNLNSVRKEEVDLVLNHVANRLPTPTKVQI encoded by the coding sequence ATGGAAGCTGGCAAGCAAGAAGAATGTCTTTGTGGTGGCGGTCCGATTCTCGTCTATGCTTGTTCAGGCGGGTCCAATGTGGGGCAGATTTCGAATGAGGTCGCGAAGTTGCTTGCCGTCTCAGGAAGAGCGAGGATGTCATGCGCCGCTGGGATAGGAGGACACGTCGGAGGGATTGTCGAGTCTGCCAGAGCGGCAGAAATGTCAGTGGTCATTGATGGGTGTCCTCTCGCTTGCGCTAAGAAATCATTCGAACATCTGGGGTTGAAACCAGGGATGCACGTCGTTATCACAGATCTAGGCATCAAGAAATCTTACAATCTGAATTCAGTGCGAAAGGAAGAAGTCGATTTGGTTTTGAATCACGTCGCGAATCGACTTCCGACGCCGACGAAAGTTCAAATTTAA
- a CDS encoding AIR synthase — translation MIQKETKVGKIAPEEFESIIIGRFGAADDTIIVPPKAGVDAGVIDLGNNTVLVVAEDPIFSIPAQPLEMFGWYTVHIGASDVAVMGVKPRYMCYTLLVPPGTEKADMEIIVDSIHRAALELDIAIVGGHTGYYPGIATPLIGGVTVFGIAERGRYVTAAGAKPGNDIILTKGPAIEAVGILASIYEKELAGRCDARTIEKAKSLMRQISVVRDAMIAMNTGGVTAMHDATEGGVIGGLFEIAQASNVGMEVDESLFTIPNEVELICEAFDIDPVEAISEGSLIITAEVEKSSQIVDNLKRSGIDASVIGKVVDSTERRILKRKSGEIVPLRIPEQDPFWPVFFRGLSSRQS, via the coding sequence ATGATCCAAAAAGAAACAAAAGTCGGGAAAATAGCTCCCGAGGAATTCGAATCGATCATCATCGGCAGATTTGGTGCGGCTGATGACACTATTATCGTGCCTCCGAAAGCGGGTGTTGACGCGGGTGTGATCGACCTGGGTAACAACACGGTGCTCGTAGTTGCGGAAGACCCGATTTTTTCCATTCCTGCTCAACCGCTTGAGATGTTTGGATGGTATACGGTCCATATCGGCGCGAGTGATGTGGCAGTGATGGGAGTCAAACCACGGTACATGTGTTATACACTGCTTGTGCCGCCTGGAACTGAAAAGGCGGATATGGAAATCATCGTTGATTCAATACATCGGGCTGCTCTGGAACTTGATATTGCTATTGTCGGAGGACACACGGGTTATTATCCTGGAATCGCCACACCTCTCATTGGTGGCGTTACGGTCTTCGGGATTGCTGAAAGGGGAAGGTACGTGACTGCCGCTGGAGCGAAGCCTGGAAACGACATTATTTTGACCAAGGGACCGGCGATCGAGGCCGTCGGGATTCTTGCTTCTATTTATGAAAAAGAACTCGCCGGACGGTGCGATGCCAGAACAATTGAAAAAGCCAAGTCATTGATGCGACAGATCTCCGTTGTGAGGGATGCGATGATTGCCATGAATACGGGCGGCGTAACGGCAATGCACGACGCGACAGAGGGCGGCGTGATCGGCGGCCTTTTTGAGATTGCGCAGGCGAGCAATGTTGGAATGGAGGTCGACGAGTCGCTATTTACAATTCCTAATGAGGTGGAACTGATCTGCGAAGCCTTTGATATTGATCCTGTTGAGGCAATTTCCGAGGGATCTCTCATCATCACTGCGGAGGTGGAGAAGTCCTCTCAAATCGTCGACAATCTCAAACGTTCTGGTATTGATGCATCTGTGATCGGGAAAGTCGTTGACTCGACCGAAAGAAGGATTTTGAAGCGTAAATCTGGCGAAATAGTTCCATTGAGAATCCCAGAACAGGACCCCTTCTGGCCAGTGTTCTTCAGAGGGCTTTCCTCAAGGCAATCATGA
- the nifS gene encoding cysteine desulfurase NifS — MPKVYFDNSATTRVDPKVVEAMLPFFDEKFGNASSLHSFGREAGEAMEEARRIVAKALNATSREIIFTSGGTESDNLAIQGVAFANKDRRNHIITSAIEHHAVLHTCQFLESQGFRVTYLPVSSEGIVSEEAIKEAITRQTILVSIMAANNEIGTIQPIRAIGEIAHDYKALFHTDAVQAFMKMPIDVVKDSIDLLSISAHKIHGPKGVGALYVRNGTKIRPIMYGGGHERGLRSSTENVSGIVGLGKAVEIGMGSMIEDVEKMKAMRERIIDGVLLRIPDSYLNGHRYKRLCNNANFRFDFVEGEALVLQLDMKGIATSTGSACSTKNLEPSHVLLACGIRPEQARGSLRVSLSRMNTFEEVDYFLDVIPEVVRTLREISPIKSW, encoded by the coding sequence ATGCCGAAGGTCTATTTCGATAACAGTGCGACGACGCGCGTTGACCCGAAAGTCGTCGAGGCGATGCTGCCATTCTTCGATGAAAAATTTGGAAACGCCTCCAGCCTCCATTCTTTCGGACGTGAGGCAGGGGAGGCGATGGAGGAGGCGAGAAGGATCGTCGCCAAGGCGCTCAATGCAACATCAAGGGAGATTATTTTTACTTCGGGGGGCACGGAATCGGATAATCTCGCTATCCAGGGCGTTGCATTCGCAAACAAAGATCGAAGAAATCACATTATAACGAGCGCTATCGAACATCATGCCGTACTTCACACCTGTCAATTCTTGGAAAGTCAGGGATTCAGAGTTACATATTTACCAGTGAGCAGCGAAGGAATCGTTTCCGAAGAAGCAATCAAAGAAGCGATAACCCGCCAAACGATACTCGTATCAATCATGGCGGCCAATAACGAAATCGGCACAATTCAGCCGATTCGAGCAATTGGCGAAATTGCTCATGATTACAAGGCGCTGTTTCACACGGACGCAGTCCAGGCATTTATGAAAATGCCGATCGATGTCGTAAAGGATTCGATCGATCTCCTTTCAATCTCAGCACATAAGATTCACGGTCCAAAAGGCGTCGGGGCTCTTTATGTTCGCAACGGAACAAAGATCAGACCGATCATGTATGGCGGCGGTCATGAAAGGGGTTTGCGTTCATCGACCGAAAACGTTAGTGGAATCGTCGGTTTGGGAAAGGCGGTCGAGATAGGGATGGGAAGCATGATAGAAGATGTCGAAAAGATGAAGGCGATGAGAGAGCGCATCATTGATGGCGTTCTCCTTCGAATTCCAGATTCCTACCTTAACGGTCATCGATACAAACGCCTTTGCAACAACGCTAATTTCAGATTCGACTTTGTTGAGGGAGAGGCCCTCGTTCTCCAACTCGATATGAAAGGGATCGCGACATCGACTGGCTCAGCGTGTTCTACGAAGAACCTTGAGCCGTCGCATGTTCTACTCGCCTGCGGAATCAGACCTGAACAGGCGAGAGGATCGCTTAGAGTCAGTCTCAGCAGGATGAACACATTTGAAGAAGTTGACTACTTCCTCGATGTTATCCCGGAGGTCGTCAGAACGCTGAGAGAGATCTCTCCGATTAAATCATGGTAG
- a CDS encoding putative zinc-binding protein: MKNEKEILLVSCSGASNTGTLSDCVVRELVNENPNRYKLLCLPALAIGRRNAMESLKDASHIVVLDGCAMKCATQILQEKGRLPDVSIELAKDCGIKKNMIPSCEREDVKKVKELVKKATENW; encoded by the coding sequence ATGAAAAATGAAAAGGAAATTCTTCTGGTAAGCTGCAGTGGCGCTTCAAACACGGGCACGCTGTCTGATTGTGTTGTAAGAGAACTTGTAAATGAAAATCCAAACAGATACAAACTTCTCTGCTTGCCAGCACTCGCCATCGGCCGCAGGAATGCGATGGAAAGCTTGAAAGACGCCAGCCATATCGTTGTCCTCGATGGCTGCGCAATGAAGTGTGCGACCCAAATTCTACAGGAAAAAGGACGGTTACCAGACGTTTCAATTGAACTGGCAAAAGATTGTGGAATAAAAAAGAACATGATTCCGTCTTGTGAGAGGGAAGATGTCAAAAAAGTTAAAGAATTAGTAAAAAAGGCAACGGAAAATTGGTGA
- a CDS encoding DUF169 domain-containing protein, with translation MTEKIIFDSKKCTMCGKCIDICPGNALQMGDETPRLINSELCSLCGVCEDQCPAGAITIPSKPAVVYQATIIAGDPGIVEISEKIASALDLKKMPVGVKLLKQRESPPPGFRKVDIPLRHCVSVHMASLGASLYLPGEMHACSAAKAALGIADLPEKVKSGKVPYMHGLAASEKIAARIMEEVPKLEPGSTAGTLVAPLKTFAEAPDVVIITCLPKQAMWIANSLLYATGGPRITANFAGMQASCGDSTTLPLKTGKVNFSLGCYGCRSAGKLRDEEMYVGIPWSMIHSVVGGLIGLRKAMGKLEARAQS, from the coding sequence ATGACTGAAAAGATCATTTTTGACTCAAAGAAATGTACAATGTGCGGGAAATGTATCGACATATGCCCAGGGAATGCCCTTCAGATGGGCGACGAGACACCCCGCCTAATCAACAGCGAACTCTGCTCCCTCTGCGGGGTATGTGAAGATCAGTGTCCTGCTGGCGCAATTACCATTCCATCAAAGCCTGCCGTGGTCTATCAAGCGACAATCATCGCAGGCGATCCTGGTATCGTTGAGATATCGGAAAAGATCGCGAGCGCACTTGATCTCAAGAAAATGCCTGTTGGAGTGAAATTACTGAAACAACGGGAATCGCCGCCTCCCGGATTCAGAAAAGTCGATATTCCACTCCGGCACTGCGTTTCCGTTCATATGGCGTCACTTGGGGCGAGCCTTTATCTCCCTGGCGAAATGCACGCTTGCTCTGCGGCGAAGGCTGCGCTCGGAATTGCGGATTTGCCTGAAAAAGTGAAATCTGGCAAGGTTCCCTATATGCATGGTCTTGCCGCATCGGAAAAGATCGCTGCACGGATCATGGAGGAAGTTCCAAAACTTGAACCTGGCAGCACGGCTGGGACTTTAGTCGCACCCCTTAAAACTTTCGCCGAGGCCCCTGATGTCGTTATTATTACCTGCCTTCCAAAGCAGGCGATGTGGATTGCTAACTCGCTTCTATACGCGACGGGTGGTCCACGGATCACCGCGAACTTCGCAGGCATGCAAGCTTCTTGCGGGGATTCGACTACACTACCGTTGAAAACAGGTAAGGTCAATTTCTCACTCGGATGTTATGGCTGCCGGTCGGCTGGTAAACTCCGAGACGAAGAGATGTATGTGGGCATCCCCTGGTCAATGATTCACTCAGTTGTTGGGGGACTCATTGGTCTAAGGAAGGCGATGGGAAAGCTCGAAGCGCGCGCCCAGAGCTAA
- a CDS encoding diphthine--ammonia ligase, which produces MLACSWSGGKDSCFAFWKMACAGYEIKYLLNTCRKESGRVAFHGVRASLIEEQARSIGVELLQKEVVGNDYEKQFLEALFELKSFGVDGIVFGDIDVEQNRQWCENVCKKAGVRSYFPLWNLDQARILNDFLAEGFKAIVVALNSKFLDEEWLGKVIGPDLLNQIETLNVYRLTTKITPCGEMGEYHTFVFDGPLFRFPIRYKLGEKVFKEGYWLIDLL; this is translated from the coding sequence ATGCTCGCCTGTTCGTGGAGCGGTGGAAAGGATAGTTGTTTCGCTTTTTGGAAAATGGCTTGCGCTGGATACGAGATCAAATATTTATTGAACACTTGTCGGAAAGAAAGTGGAAGAGTCGCTTTTCACGGCGTGAGGGCGTCATTGATTGAAGAGCAGGCAAGGTCGATCGGGGTCGAGCTTCTCCAGAAAGAAGTGGTCGGCAATGACTACGAGAAGCAATTCCTAGAAGCTCTTTTTGAACTCAAATCTTTCGGCGTTGATGGGATTGTTTTCGGCGATATCGATGTAGAACAGAACAGACAGTGGTGTGAAAACGTATGCAAGAAAGCTGGTGTCCGATCATATTTCCCTCTTTGGAATCTCGATCAGGCGCGTATTCTTAATGATTTTCTAGCTGAGGGTTTCAAAGCGATTGTCGTTGCCCTGAATTCGAAATTCCTCGATGAGGAATGGCTTGGAAAAGTAATTGGCCCGGATTTGTTAAATCAAATCGAAACGCTCAATGTTTACAGATTAACGACAAAGATAACGCCCTGTGGTGAGATGGGAGAGTATCATACATTCGTTTTTGACGGTCCTCTTTTCCGATTTCCTATCCGTTATAAATTGGGAGAGAAAGTTTTCAAAGAGGGGTATTGGTTGATTGATCTTCTATAA
- the speD gene encoding adenosylmethionine decarboxylase — protein MGIHVIAELLGVDPRKISRVEIIRPILNRVISKSGLNCISSHYHQFEEYGVSAVYLLSESHLSVHTWPEYGYIALDIFTCGPDESALKAFRLLIEEFRPKIVKKKIIRRVPYAKGGCTDLEDSFGIEEVHLGAA, from the coding sequence ATGGGCATTCACGTTATCGCCGAATTGCTCGGCGTTGACCCTCGAAAGATCTCTCGCGTCGAGATTATCCGCCCGATCTTGAATAGAGTTATTTCTAAATCTGGATTGAACTGCATTTCCTCTCATTATCATCAATTCGAAGAATATGGCGTCTCTGCTGTATATCTATTGAGTGAGTCCCACCTGAGCGTACATACATGGCCCGAATATGGTTACATCGCTCTCGACATTTTTACCTGCGGTCCTGATGAGTCAGCCCTGAAAGCTTTTCGTTTGCTCATTGAAGAATTCAGACCCAAGATCGTCAAGAAAAAGATCATCAGGAGGGTTCCCTATGCAAAAGGTGGATGCACAGATCTTGAAGATTCTTTCGGAATCGAAGAAGTCCATTTGGGAGCTGCTTGA
- a CDS encoding bis-aminopropyl spermidine synthase family protein, which yields MQKVDAQILKILSESKKSIWELLDAFDFNLREFICGLRRLHDAGLISADEEGFALTERGKNVLDPHITAFKLVKCRECLGKKFLLTDRLKEILEEFKEITKTRPQPTFDYFQGYMDEIDVISRVALMHYYNDLHNKDFVLIGDDDLLSIALSLTNLPSRICVLDIDERIGSYLTQLNKERGFDIEFRRYNVAEPLPDDLIRKFDVFSSEPLETISGLKAFIGRGVSCLGAGGVGYFGLTVAEASHEKWLKIEKMLANGNCVITDLIRGFSRYPMRYDDVNYETFIANLKFPAKENPGIHWYKSALIRFEILGEPKHIIDPKRKLKLEFIDRAEDITHISVNQCIENRDENGK from the coding sequence ATGCAAAAGGTGGATGCACAGATCTTGAAGATTCTTTCGGAATCGAAGAAGTCCATTTGGGAGCTGCTTGATGCCTTCGATTTCAATTTAAGGGAATTTATTTGCGGACTGAGGCGACTTCACGATGCTGGGTTAATTTCTGCGGATGAGGAAGGATTCGCTCTCACTGAAAGAGGGAAGAATGTTCTCGATCCTCATATTACAGCATTCAAACTCGTGAAATGCAGGGAATGTCTCGGCAAGAAATTTCTATTGACTGATAGATTAAAAGAAATTCTCGAGGAATTCAAGGAGATCACGAAAACCAGACCTCAGCCAACTTTTGACTATTTCCAGGGATACATGGATGAGATCGATGTTATATCAAGGGTAGCTCTCATGCACTACTACAACGATCTCCACAATAAGGATTTCGTTCTTATCGGTGATGATGACCTTCTAAGCATTGCCCTCTCTCTGACGAATCTGCCTTCGAGAATCTGTGTTTTGGATATCGACGAACGGATCGGTAGTTATCTTACTCAATTGAACAAGGAGCGCGGATTTGACATCGAGTTCCGTAGGTATAATGTCGCGGAGCCTTTACCGGATGATCTCATTCGCAAATTCGACGTCTTCTCTTCTGAGCCTCTCGAAACGATCAGCGGATTGAAGGCATTCATTGGGAGGGGAGTAAGTTGTCTTGGAGCCGGTGGTGTCGGTTATTTCGGTCTGACGGTCGCCGAGGCATCCCATGAAAAATGGCTTAAAATTGAAAAAATGCTTGCGAATGGAAATTGTGTGATTACCGATCTAATAAGGGGTTTTTCGAGATATCCGATGAGATACGATGATGTGAACTATGAAACATTTATCGCAAACCTAAAATTCCCCGCGAAGGAAAACCCAGGAATCCACTGGTATAAGTCAGCTCTCATCCGATTTGAAATTTTAGGAGAACCAAAGCACATCATCGATCCGAAAAGAAAGCTTAAGCTCGAATTCATTGACCGAGCGGAGGACATCACTCACATCAGCGTCAATCAATGTATTGAGAATAGGGATGAAAATGGGAAGTGA
- a CDS encoding EVE domain-containing protein — protein MHEVHLNKIWNTELKIKNKIKKRKNYIISSPCREIMMNHWFVVHDLKAYAQHSDLIGCRVKSHGLREPRFKQFAEIRKGDKIIYYASKNNVVVGIFEITSDITHLERDPFWNEIMVYSIKPSEMPPSGYYLNFKKLVLSKTVKFDLFPDSEKWYNYLQGKTCRKLTEHDYQIIKDNLTNPEYLIGIDKVKVVETEWHKKN, from the coding sequence GTGCACGAGGTTCATCTTAACAAAATATGGAACACAGAACTTAAGATTAAAAATAAAATTAAGAAAAGAAAAAACTACATAATCTCAAGTCCTTGTAGGGAAATAATGATGAATCACTGGTTTGTAGTTCATGATTTGAAAGCGTATGCACAACATAGCGATTTGATAGGTTGCAGAGTTAAAAGTCATGGTCTGCGAGAACCTCGGTTTAAGCAATTCGCCGAAATTAGGAAGGGGGATAAAATCATTTATTATGCCAGTAAAAACAATGTTGTAGTGGGAATTTTTGAGATCACTTCAGATATAACTCATCTTGAAAGGGATCCCTTTTGGAACGAAATCATGGTTTACTCTATAAAGCCATCAGAAATGCCTCCATCAGGTTACTATCTCAACTTTAAGAAGCTGGTCCTTTCGAAAACCGTGAAATTTGACCTTTTTCCAGACAGCGAGAAATGGTATAATTACCTACAAGGAAAAACTTGCAGAAAGCTCACAGAACACGATTACCAAATAATCAAGGACAACCTTACCAATCCAGAATACCTTATTGGAATAGACAAAGTGAAAGTCGTAGAGACAGAATGGCACAAGAAAAACTAA